The following coding sequences lie in one Myxococcus xanthus genomic window:
- a CDS encoding efflux RND transporter permease subunit yields the protein MFISDFAIKRPIITITSMLALVVFGLVSLGLLETDEFPDVQPPVVSVTILYPGASPETVEREILEPIEDAIFAISGVDPKETTSIATDGLASFTVFFDFEKDIQEATQDIRDAISSKRADLPQEMEEPILTRFDPADQPIVSLTLTSEGLDVAALSLVADPKVVGELRSVPGVAQAEVVGDVAREMTVQLNPEALQAAGLSVAEVVAALQALNLAAPVGRINAPLTEESIRLKGRLEKVEDFRNMVVASRNGQAIRLEQVADVFVGAEEPRTLALFNGAQAVGIDVLKARGYSTTEVADAVRERVQALQERLPAGVKLEIVRDAGVRVESAVHNVQSALVEGALLTVLVVFVFLNSWRSTVITGLALPVSVLASFISVWAFGFTLNTMSLLGLTLAIGILIDDAIVVRENIVRHVEMGKDHYTASREGTSEIGLAVSATTFSIVAVFVPVAFMYGVAGQWFKPFALTIACAVLVSLFVSFSLDPMLSAYWPEPPKKENPGFITRTLNRFNAWFDRQAERYTHVIAWALDHRLVMALVAVGSLVGALVLQGTVGGAGFVPVSDRAEVELLVETPPGSSLEYTRRKVDEVTRTLRAHPEVDYTYATIGVPLALSAPGVDQALVYVRLNPKAERDVSQDALGVQFREEMKRIGGATASVFTSGFGGAFKQLQYELRGPDQRVLTQLAQQVQKEVEQVPGAVDVGLSTRGQKPELEVELNRGLAGQLGVTVGQVAQVLRPAFAGLDVGDWVDPIGETRDVMVRLAPGARDNPNDLSQLPISVGAAAGGPPRLVPLGQVADIRQTLGPAQVTHLNRERVINVQANVQGRSLSEVGADIQKRLDGVKLPPGYTLTTGGESADQAEVFMRVFIALGMALMLMYLILVIQFGSFLDPVAILISLPLSLIGVVLALLITGDTLNLMSLIGIMLLMGIVAKNAILLIDFAKWSHEKGMPLREALIEAGRIRLRPIIMTTFALVAGMVPVAIGAGEGGDFRAPLGRAVIGGTMTSTLLTLLVIPTVYEILVDGRTWFIRMLRKLFRMKPPEQRPHIPGGGGGRGEPRPAPQSRHD from the coding sequence ATCCAGGAGGCGACGCAGGACATCCGGGACGCCATCTCCAGCAAGCGCGCGGACCTGCCGCAGGAGATGGAGGAGCCCATCCTCACGCGCTTCGATCCGGCGGACCAGCCCATCGTGTCCCTGACGCTCACCTCGGAAGGTCTGGACGTCGCGGCGCTGTCGCTGGTGGCGGACCCGAAGGTGGTGGGCGAGCTGCGCTCGGTGCCCGGCGTCGCCCAGGCGGAGGTCGTCGGTGACGTGGCGCGGGAGATGACGGTGCAGCTCAATCCCGAGGCGCTCCAGGCCGCGGGCCTGTCCGTAGCGGAGGTGGTGGCGGCGCTCCAGGCGCTGAACCTGGCGGCGCCGGTGGGCCGCATCAACGCGCCGCTGACGGAGGAGTCCATCCGCCTCAAGGGCCGCCTGGAGAAGGTGGAGGACTTCCGGAACATGGTGGTGGCCTCGCGCAACGGCCAGGCCATCCGCCTGGAGCAGGTGGCGGACGTCTTCGTCGGCGCCGAGGAGCCGCGCACGCTGGCGCTCTTCAACGGCGCCCAGGCGGTGGGCATCGACGTGCTCAAGGCCCGGGGCTACAGCACCACCGAGGTCGCGGACGCGGTGCGTGAGCGGGTGCAGGCGCTCCAGGAGCGGCTCCCCGCGGGCGTGAAGCTCGAAATCGTGCGCGACGCCGGCGTCCGCGTGGAGAGCGCCGTGCACAACGTGCAGTCCGCGCTGGTGGAAGGCGCGCTGCTCACGGTGCTGGTCGTCTTCGTCTTCCTCAATTCGTGGCGCTCCACCGTCATCACCGGTCTGGCGTTGCCGGTGAGCGTGTTGGCGTCCTTCATCAGCGTGTGGGCCTTCGGCTTCACGCTCAACACCATGTCGCTGCTGGGCCTGACGCTGGCCATCGGCATCCTCATCGACGACGCCATCGTCGTGCGAGAGAACATCGTCCGCCACGTGGAGATGGGGAAGGACCACTACACGGCGTCGCGCGAGGGCACCTCGGAAATCGGCCTCGCGGTGTCGGCGACCACCTTCTCCATCGTCGCCGTCTTCGTGCCGGTGGCCTTCATGTACGGCGTGGCCGGCCAGTGGTTCAAGCCCTTCGCCCTCACCATCGCCTGCGCCGTGCTGGTGTCGTTGTTCGTGTCCTTCTCACTGGACCCGATGCTGAGCGCGTACTGGCCGGAGCCGCCCAAGAAGGAGAACCCGGGCTTCATCACCCGGACGCTGAACCGCTTCAACGCCTGGTTCGACCGGCAGGCGGAGCGTTACACGCACGTCATCGCCTGGGCACTGGACCACCGGCTGGTGATGGCGCTGGTGGCAGTGGGCTCGCTGGTGGGCGCGCTGGTGCTCCAGGGCACCGTGGGCGGCGCGGGCTTCGTGCCGGTGAGCGACCGCGCGGAGGTGGAGCTGCTGGTGGAGACGCCGCCGGGCTCCAGCCTGGAGTACACGCGGCGCAAGGTGGACGAGGTGACGCGCACCCTGCGCGCCCACCCGGAGGTGGACTACACCTATGCCACCATCGGCGTGCCCCTGGCGCTCAGCGCGCCTGGCGTGGACCAGGCCCTGGTGTACGTGCGGCTCAATCCGAAGGCGGAGCGCGACGTGAGCCAGGACGCACTGGGCGTCCAATTCCGCGAGGAGATGAAGCGCATTGGCGGCGCCACCGCCTCCGTCTTCACCTCGGGCTTCGGCGGCGCCTTCAAGCAGCTTCAGTACGAGCTGCGCGGCCCGGACCAGCGGGTGCTCACGCAGCTGGCGCAGCAGGTCCAGAAGGAAGTCGAGCAGGTGCCCGGCGCGGTGGACGTGGGCCTGTCCACGCGAGGGCAGAAGCCGGAGCTGGAGGTGGAGCTGAACCGCGGGCTCGCCGGACAGCTGGGCGTGACGGTGGGGCAGGTGGCTCAGGTGCTGCGGCCGGCCTTCGCGGGCCTGGACGTGGGCGACTGGGTGGACCCCATTGGAGAGACGCGAGACGTCATGGTGCGGCTGGCGCCGGGAGCGCGTGACAACCCCAACGACTTGTCGCAGCTGCCCATCTCCGTGGGCGCGGCGGCGGGCGGGCCGCCCCGGCTGGTGCCGCTGGGGCAGGTGGCGGACATCCGTCAGACGCTGGGCCCGGCGCAGGTGACGCACCTGAACCGTGAGCGCGTCATCAACGTGCAGGCGAACGTGCAGGGGCGCTCGTTGTCGGAGGTGGGCGCGGACATCCAGAAGCGGTTGGACGGCGTGAAGCTGCCGCCGGGCTACACGCTGACGACGGGCGGCGAGTCCGCGGACCAGGCCGAGGTGTTCATGCGCGTGTTCATCGCGCTCGGCATGGCGCTGATGCTGATGTACCTCATCCTGGTCATCCAGTTCGGCTCCTTCCTGGACCCGGTGGCCATCCTCATCTCGCTGCCGCTGTCGCTCATCGGCGTGGTGCTGGCGCTGCTCATCACCGGTGACACGCTCAACCTCATGAGCCTCATCGGCATCATGCTGCTGATGGGAATCGTCGCGAAGAACGCCATCCTCCTCATCGACTTCGCCAAGTGGTCGCACGAGAAGGGCATGCCCTTGCGCGAGGCCCTCATCGAAGCGGGCCGCATCCGTCTGCGCCCCATCATCATGACGACCTTCGCGCTGGTGGCGGGCATGGTGCCGGTGGCCATCGGCGCGGGCGAGGGCGGCGACTTCCGCGCGCCGCTGGGACGCGCGGTGATTGGCGGCACGATGACGTCCACGCTGCTGACACTGCTGGTGATTCCCACCGTGTACGAAATCCTGGTGGACGGCCGGACGTGGTTCATCCGCATGCTGCGCAAGCTCTTCCGGATGAAGCCTCCTGAACAGCGGCCACACATTCCGGGTGGGGGCGGCGGCCGTGGAGAGCCGCGGCCCGCCCCTCAGTCGCGGCACGATTGA
- a CDS encoding 4-alpha-glucanotransferase — protein MSRALLPENHHRLVTEALAALDVRNWVLSIHDPSFPSLPEEDTGWGSPYSKGAARFLAFSRELGFNGIQLGPQGQVTEFNASPYDGTLFSRNLLNVALALLEAPEPWGALLPPGRVAQLAASRPSALPPGERFRHAFRAQTTLLNEAWRTFQQKRAAPDAAPSIRALASRFDTFRQQHRAWLVRDALFDVLCEEKREPDWRRWADSLDGRLWNPRPEEEAAAVARLTQLELRYADTLERYAFCQFLVHAQHHGLRERVGAWRLKLYGDLQIGLSPRDAWAWQGLFLRTYLMGAPPSRTNPDGQPWNYPVMDPEQYFEPDDARANAGSRNGPVLRFMNARMDKMLGEYDGLRLDHPHGLVCPWVYRADLPDALWSVQHGARLFSSPDLPDHPELARFALVRPAQVDRAVPRYADRWVKDLTPEQVRRYSVLFDTVVEASRRNGRQVGDLLAEVLSTLPYPLERVLAQYGLGRFRVTQKADLHDPSDVYRSENVGPDDWVMVGNHDTKSLWRLVADWQWKGTLRAQAEYLAVRLCPEPSEREAFARELSTSPGRLAQAKVADLFASRARNVMMFFTDLLGMPETYNAPGTVDERNWSLRVPQDWARQYRERLKGDAAVNLPAVLAMALRAQGAPARARHQRLLEGLDALARELRAG, from the coding sequence ATGTCTCGCGCCTTGCTGCCTGAAAATCACCACCGACTCGTCACCGAAGCCCTGGCCGCGCTCGACGTCCGCAACTGGGTGCTCAGCATCCACGACCCGAGCTTCCCCAGCCTTCCAGAAGAGGACACGGGCTGGGGCTCGCCGTACTCGAAAGGAGCGGCGCGCTTCCTCGCGTTCTCCCGGGAGCTGGGCTTCAACGGCATCCAGTTGGGGCCGCAGGGGCAGGTGACGGAGTTCAACGCCTCGCCGTATGACGGCACGCTCTTCTCGCGAAACCTCCTCAACGTGGCGCTCGCGCTGCTGGAGGCCCCCGAGCCCTGGGGCGCGCTGCTGCCACCGGGCCGCGTGGCGCAGCTCGCCGCCAGCCGTCCCTCGGCGCTGCCCCCCGGGGAGCGCTTCCGTCACGCCTTCCGCGCGCAGACCACGCTGCTGAACGAAGCGTGGCGCACCTTCCAGCAGAAGCGTGCGGCGCCGGACGCCGCTCCGTCCATCCGGGCACTGGCTTCGCGCTTCGACACCTTCCGTCAGCAGCACCGGGCCTGGCTGGTGCGGGATGCCCTCTTCGACGTGCTGTGCGAGGAGAAGCGCGAGCCGGACTGGCGGCGCTGGGCGGACTCGCTGGACGGGCGGCTGTGGAATCCCCGCCCGGAGGAGGAAGCGGCCGCCGTCGCGCGCCTGACGCAGCTGGAGCTGCGCTACGCGGACACGCTGGAGCGCTACGCCTTCTGTCAGTTCCTGGTCCATGCGCAGCACCACGGCCTGCGTGAGCGCGTGGGCGCATGGCGGCTGAAGCTGTATGGCGACCTCCAGATTGGCCTGTCGCCGCGCGACGCGTGGGCCTGGCAGGGCCTCTTCCTGCGCACCTACCTCATGGGCGCGCCGCCCAGCAGGACGAACCCGGACGGTCAGCCGTGGAACTATCCGGTGATGGACCCGGAGCAGTACTTCGAGCCGGACGACGCCCGGGCGAACGCCGGGAGCCGCAACGGGCCCGTGCTGCGCTTCATGAACGCGCGCATGGACAAGATGCTCGGCGAATACGACGGGCTGCGGCTGGACCATCCGCACGGACTGGTGTGCCCGTGGGTGTACCGCGCGGACCTGCCGGACGCGCTGTGGTCCGTGCAACATGGCGCGCGGCTCTTCTCGTCACCGGACCTGCCGGACCACCCTGAGTTGGCGCGCTTCGCGCTCGTGCGCCCGGCGCAGGTGGACCGCGCCGTGCCGCGCTACGCGGACCGCTGGGTGAAGGACCTCACGCCCGAACAGGTGCGCCGCTACAGCGTCCTCTTCGACACGGTGGTGGAGGCGTCGCGCCGCAACGGGCGGCAGGTGGGGGACTTGCTCGCGGAGGTGCTCAGCACGCTGCCGTACCCGCTGGAGCGCGTGCTGGCGCAGTACGGCCTGGGCCGCTTCCGCGTGACGCAGAAGGCGGACCTGCACGACCCGTCGGACGTGTACCGCAGTGAGAACGTGGGCCCGGATGACTGGGTGATGGTGGGCAACCACGATACGAAGTCCCTGTGGCGTCTGGTGGCGGACTGGCAATGGAAGGGCACGTTGCGCGCGCAGGCGGAGTACCTGGCGGTCCGCTTGTGCCCCGAGCCCTCGGAACGCGAGGCCTTCGCGCGCGAGTTGTCCACGAGCCCGGGACGGTTGGCGCAGGCGAAGGTGGCGGACCTGTTCGCCAGTCGCGCGCGCAACGTGATGATGTTCTTCACCGACCTGCTCGGGATGCCGGAGACGTACAACGCACCCGGCACGGTGGACGAACGCAACTGGTCCCTGCGCGTGCCCCAGGACTGGGCGCGACAGTACCGCGAGCGGCTGAAGGGGGACGCCGCGGTGAACCTGCCCGCGGTGCTCGCCATGGCGCTGCGGGCCCAGGGTGCACCGGCCCGCGCGCGGCACCAGCGCTTGCTGGAAGGACTGGACGCACTGGCCCGCGAGCTGCGGGCCGGGTGA
- a CDS encoding pyridoxal phosphate-dependent aminotransferase, producing the protein MAPLDLTSLPRPSKDDATVGTMARGIVGSEILRIAAEIRERAAKGQKVCNLTVGDFNPREFPIPDPLREYITAALQAGETNYPPSDGVLELRQAVQRFYERSLGLKYPLEGIVIAGGARPIIYGTYRSVLDAGETVVYPVPSWNNNHYAHMMDAKSAVVVTDAARGFMPTVEQLAPHLGAARLLCLCSPLNPTGTMIEPDALGAICERVVAENREREKQGRKPLILMYDQIYWVLSFGAARHVTPVSLVPEVAPYTVFVDGISKAFAATGVRVGWGVGPPTIIARMRDVLGHVGAWAPKAEQVAVARYLDDTAAMETFLVGMRKAVEARLEALHKGLTRMREAGLPVQHIAPQGAIYLSVRFDLVGKGGLRSNNDIRKLLLEKANLGVVPFQAFGLDADTGWFRLSVGATSVKEIEEALPRVEAALREVLSAGA; encoded by the coding sequence ATGGCCCCCCTCGACCTGACCTCTCTTCCCCGTCCCTCCAAGGACGACGCCACCGTGGGAACGATGGCGCGTGGCATCGTCGGCAGCGAAATCCTCCGCATCGCGGCGGAGATTCGCGAGCGGGCCGCCAAGGGGCAGAAGGTGTGCAACCTCACCGTGGGCGATTTCAACCCGCGCGAGTTCCCCATCCCCGACCCGCTGCGGGAGTACATCACCGCCGCGCTCCAGGCGGGCGAGACGAACTACCCGCCGTCGGATGGCGTGCTGGAGCTCCGTCAGGCCGTGCAGCGCTTCTATGAGCGCTCGCTGGGCCTGAAGTATCCGCTGGAGGGCATCGTCATCGCGGGAGGCGCGCGGCCCATCATCTACGGCACCTACCGCAGCGTGCTGGACGCGGGGGAGACGGTCGTCTACCCGGTGCCCTCGTGGAACAACAACCACTACGCGCACATGATGGACGCGAAGAGCGCGGTGGTGGTGACGGACGCCGCGCGGGGCTTCATGCCCACCGTGGAGCAGCTGGCGCCGCACCTGGGCGCCGCGCGCCTCTTGTGCCTGTGCAGCCCGCTCAACCCCACCGGCACCATGATTGAGCCGGATGCGCTGGGCGCCATCTGCGAGCGCGTCGTCGCGGAGAACCGCGAGCGCGAGAAGCAGGGCCGCAAGCCGCTCATCCTCATGTACGACCAGATTTACTGGGTGCTGAGCTTCGGCGCGGCCAGGCACGTCACGCCGGTGTCGCTGGTGCCGGAGGTGGCGCCGTACACGGTGTTCGTGGATGGCATCTCCAAGGCCTTCGCCGCCACGGGCGTGCGCGTGGGCTGGGGCGTGGGACCGCCGACCATCATCGCGCGCATGCGGGACGTGCTCGGCCACGTGGGCGCCTGGGCCCCCAAGGCGGAGCAGGTCGCGGTGGCGCGCTACCTGGACGACACCGCGGCGATGGAGACCTTCCTGGTGGGGATGCGCAAGGCCGTGGAAGCGCGGCTGGAGGCCTTGCACAAGGGGCTCACGCGCATGCGCGAGGCGGGGCTGCCGGTGCAGCACATCGCGCCGCAGGGCGCCATCTACCTGTCGGTGCGCTTCGACCTGGTGGGCAAGGGCGGCCTGCGCTCCAACAATGATATCCGCAAGCTCCTGCTGGAGAAGGCAAACCTGGGCGTGGTGCCCTTCCAGGCCTTCGGGCTGGACGCGGACACGGGTTGGTTCCGCCTGTCGGTGGGGGCCACGTCGGTGAAGGAAATCGAGGAGGCGCTGCCCCGGGTGGAGGCGGCGCTCCGCGAGGTCCTCTCCGCCGGCGCGTAA
- a CDS encoding NTP/NDP exchange transporter: MLRRFVDVRDEEVGAVRWSFLYFFTLMCGYAILRPIRNEMGTAGSVKGLDWLFTATFLVMLAAVPAFSALVSRWPRRVVIPRIYRFFLLNLLGFFVLLKLGVARETVARVFYVWLSVYNLFVVSIFWSFMADVFASGQSKRLFGFIAAGGTTGMLVGPFLVGRLAEPVGPVNLILISVVLLEVSAQCVRRLSGWAQDVQQQPAAAQGPVGGGVLAGLRLIVTSPFLLALGLQVLLYAATSTFLYFQEVRLVAAMGNDAASRTALFGDIDFYVQLATLGLQTLVTGRVISWLGLGAGLAVAPVVTGLGFLGLAAMPVLTVLILFKAVRGASHYALERPSREVLFTTVDREARYKSKSFIDTVVYRGSDTVSAWLQGGLTKLGLSMTGLSLAAVPLAGLWLGVSLYLARHQRRQAEPVPSAAPEAPVPEEAAAR; this comes from the coding sequence ATGCTCAGGCGATTCGTGGACGTTCGGGACGAGGAAGTCGGCGCCGTCCGCTGGTCGTTCCTGTATTTCTTCACGCTGATGTGTGGCTATGCCATCCTCCGGCCCATCCGCAATGAGATGGGCACGGCGGGCAGCGTGAAGGGCTTGGACTGGCTCTTCACCGCCACCTTCCTGGTGATGCTCGCGGCGGTGCCAGCCTTTTCCGCGCTGGTGTCGCGTTGGCCCCGGCGGGTGGTGATTCCTCGCATCTACCGCTTCTTCCTGCTCAATCTGCTGGGCTTCTTCGTGTTGCTGAAGCTCGGGGTGGCGCGGGAGACGGTGGCGCGCGTCTTCTATGTCTGGTTGAGCGTCTACAACCTGTTCGTCGTCTCCATCTTCTGGAGCTTCATGGCGGACGTCTTCGCCAGCGGACAGAGCAAGCGGCTCTTCGGCTTCATCGCCGCGGGTGGCACCACGGGCATGCTGGTGGGGCCCTTCCTGGTGGGGCGGCTCGCCGAGCCGGTAGGTCCGGTGAATCTCATCCTCATCTCGGTGGTGCTGCTGGAGGTGAGCGCGCAGTGCGTGCGCCGGCTGAGCGGCTGGGCCCAGGACGTCCAGCAGCAGCCCGCCGCGGCGCAGGGCCCGGTGGGCGGCGGCGTGCTCGCGGGGCTGCGGCTCATCGTGACGTCGCCGTTCCTGCTGGCGCTGGGGCTCCAGGTGTTGCTCTACGCGGCGACCTCCACGTTCCTCTACTTCCAGGAGGTGCGGCTCGTCGCCGCGATGGGCAACGACGCGGCCAGCCGCACCGCCCTCTTCGGGGACATCGACTTCTACGTGCAGTTGGCCACGCTGGGGTTGCAGACGCTCGTCACGGGACGCGTCATCTCCTGGCTGGGGCTGGGGGCGGGGCTCGCCGTGGCGCCGGTGGTGACGGGCCTGGGCTTCCTGGGGCTGGCCGCCATGCCGGTGCTGACCGTGCTCATCCTGTTCAAGGCGGTGCGCGGCGCCAGCCACTACGCGCTGGAGCGGCCCTCGCGCGAGGTCCTCTTCACCACCGTGGACCGCGAGGCGCGCTACAAGTCGAAGAGCTTCATCGACACGGTGGTGTACCGCGGCAGCGACACGGTGAGCGCCTGGCTCCAGGGTGGCCTCACGAAGCTGGGCCTGAGCATGACGGGCCTGTCGCTGGCGGCGGTGCCCCTGGCCGGGCTGTGGCTGGGCGTGTCGCTGTACCTCGCGCGCCACCAGCGGCGGCAGGCGGAGCCGGTGCCGTCCGCCGCGCCCGAGGCGCCGGTGCCTGAAGAGGCCGCGGCCCGCTAG
- a CDS encoding NAD-dependent epimerase/dehydratase family protein — translation MTLSRRSVIQGVAAAGSLWAMGCATTGTSGTASSTQGQGEQSSAPAAPLRILILGGTAFLGPALVEFARSRGHTVTLFNRGKTKPGLFPDVEKLTGDRDPNKGEGLKALEGRKWDAVVDTSGYVPRIVRASAELLAPHVQHYTFVSSISVYKELSRQGLDETAAVATVEDTATEDVEKHYGALKALCEQAAEAALPGRVFNVRPGLIVGPDDPSDRFTYWPLRVARGGEVLAPGDGVDPLQFIDARDLAAFIIRSVEARTTGIFNATGPSQDLLMRDFLEANKTALGSDARFTWVDTDFLTKHKVEAWSDMPAWVPRNGEEGGIGKVSIAKALAAGITFRPAAETIRETLAWFKALPPERQAKPRSGLSAEREKEVLAAWHQARGTANAG, via the coding sequence ATGACGCTGTCTCGCAGGAGTGTGATTCAGGGAGTGGCCGCGGCCGGCTCGCTCTGGGCCATGGGGTGCGCCACCACGGGCACGTCCGGCACCGCGTCTTCCACCCAGGGGCAGGGGGAGCAGTCCTCCGCGCCCGCCGCGCCGCTGCGCATCCTCATCCTGGGCGGCACCGCGTTCCTGGGCCCGGCGCTGGTGGAGTTCGCGCGCTCGCGCGGCCACACCGTCACGCTCTTCAACCGGGGGAAGACGAAACCGGGTCTCTTCCCGGACGTGGAGAAGCTGACGGGCGACCGCGACCCGAACAAGGGCGAGGGCCTGAAGGCGCTGGAGGGCCGCAAGTGGGACGCGGTGGTGGACACCTCCGGCTACGTGCCGCGCATCGTGCGCGCCTCCGCGGAGCTGCTGGCGCCCCACGTCCAGCACTACACCTTCGTGTCCTCCATCTCCGTCTACAAGGAGCTGTCGCGGCAGGGGCTCGACGAGACGGCCGCCGTCGCCACGGTGGAGGACACGGCGACCGAAGATGTGGAGAAGCACTACGGCGCGCTGAAGGCGCTGTGCGAGCAGGCCGCCGAGGCCGCCCTGCCGGGGCGTGTCTTCAACGTGCGGCCGGGCCTCATCGTCGGGCCGGATGACCCGTCCGACCGTTTCACCTACTGGCCCCTGCGCGTGGCCCGCGGTGGTGAGGTCCTGGCGCCCGGTGACGGCGTGGACCCGCTGCAGTTCATCGACGCGCGGGACCTGGCGGCGTTCATCATCCGCTCCGTGGAGGCCCGCACCACCGGCATCTTCAACGCCACCGGCCCCAGCCAGGACCTGCTGATGCGGGACTTCCTGGAGGCGAACAAGACGGCCCTGGGCAGCGACGCGCGGTTCACGTGGGTGGACACCGACTTCCTCACGAAGCACAAGGTGGAGGCGTGGTCGGACATGCCCGCCTGGGTGCCGCGCAACGGTGAAGAGGGCGGCATCGGCAAGGTGAGCATCGCCAAGGCGCTGGCGGCGGGCATCACGTTCCGCCCTGCCGCGGAGACGATTCGCGAAACGCTGGCCTGGTTCAAGGCGCTGCCTCCCGAGCGTCAAGCGAAGCCGCGCTCCGGCTTGTCCGCCGAGCGCGAGAAGGAAGTGCTGGCCGCGTGGCACCAGGCGCGCGGCACCGCCAACGCGGGCTGA